A stretch of the Streptomyces sp. NBC_00078 genome encodes the following:
- a CDS encoding NAD(P)/FAD-dependent oxidoreductase — translation MSRHKASEHVEKNAAERAKRLRPDGIDQYLTLSGGFAHMNEDPFTDRIEREPSRDHVTVAVIGGGFAGLMTGAHLQEKGVADVRIVDTGGDFGGTWYWNRYPGAQCDIASMIYLPLLEETGYVPTEWYVRGPEILEHCQRIGKQYGLYEKALFHTRVTGLDWDESARLWTVRTDRGDEFTAQFVCLGLGHLSVPKLPGIPGIESFAGHAFHASRWDYAYTGDPVGGPLGNLRDKRVAIIGTGATAVQCVPHLATACRELLVFQRTPSVIEVRNNRPIDPEWFAQMATPGWQQRWLDNYAANMTSAEQPAEDLINDGWTAMARMWRNAEETSRPDPDTSEELGAAYYADMEKMGQLHARVEKTVKDSRTAELLKPWYWLPCKRMTFHDEYLNAYNEPTVRLVDTDGKGVERITPRGVVVDGTEYEVDCIIYASGFEVGTAPTRRAGFDPVGRDGRRLSEHWTDGMRTMHGLHVQGFPNAFLVQSLTGGTRFSNLSHNLSEAAKTVAAVVSHAVTTGADVVELTRQAEDAWMSNVGVDPEWRTFLGTECTPGYSNNEGMDLGPHSLWDEYEFPDGLGFFRHLQKWRGSGEFDGLEFHRSDS, via the coding sequence ATGTCCAGGCACAAGGCGTCGGAGCATGTCGAGAAGAACGCCGCCGAGCGGGCCAAGAGACTGCGGCCGGACGGCATCGACCAATATCTGACCCTCAGTGGCGGGTTCGCGCACATGAACGAGGACCCCTTCACCGATCGCATCGAGCGCGAGCCGTCCCGCGACCACGTCACGGTCGCGGTCATCGGCGGGGGGTTCGCCGGCCTGATGACGGGCGCCCACCTGCAGGAGAAGGGGGTCGCCGATGTCAGGATCGTGGACACCGGCGGCGACTTCGGCGGAACCTGGTACTGGAACAGGTACCCGGGCGCCCAGTGCGACATCGCGTCCATGATCTACCTGCCGTTGCTGGAGGAGACCGGCTACGTGCCCACCGAGTGGTACGTGCGCGGCCCGGAGATCCTGGAGCACTGCCAACGCATCGGCAAGCAGTACGGGCTGTACGAGAAAGCGCTCTTCCACACCCGGGTCACCGGCTTGGACTGGGACGAGTCCGCCCGCCTGTGGACGGTGCGGACCGACCGCGGTGACGAGTTCACCGCCCAGTTCGTGTGCCTGGGGCTCGGCCACCTGTCCGTGCCGAAGCTCCCCGGCATCCCGGGCATCGAGAGCTTCGCGGGCCACGCCTTCCACGCGAGCCGATGGGACTACGCCTACACCGGCGACCCGGTCGGCGGACCGCTGGGCAACCTGCGGGACAAGCGGGTGGCGATCATCGGCACCGGCGCCACCGCGGTGCAGTGCGTCCCTCACCTGGCCACCGCATGCCGGGAACTGCTGGTGTTCCAGCGCACGCCTTCCGTCATCGAGGTCCGCAACAACCGGCCGATCGACCCGGAGTGGTTCGCGCAGATGGCCACGCCCGGATGGCAGCAGCGCTGGCTGGACAACTACGCGGCCAACATGACGTCGGCCGAGCAGCCGGCCGAGGATCTGATCAACGACGGCTGGACCGCCATGGCCAGGATGTGGCGCAACGCCGAAGAGACCTCACGCCCGGACCCGGACACGTCCGAGGAGCTCGGCGCCGCGTACTACGCGGACATGGAGAAGATGGGCCAGCTCCACGCCCGCGTGGAGAAGACGGTCAAGGACTCACGGACCGCGGAACTTCTCAAGCCCTGGTACTGGCTTCCGTGCAAGCGCATGACCTTCCACGACGAGTACCTGAACGCCTACAACGAGCCGACGGTCCGTCTCGTCGACACGGACGGCAAGGGGGTCGAGCGGATCACGCCGCGAGGTGTCGTGGTGGACGGCACCGAGTACGAGGTGGACTGCATCATCTACGCGTCGGGGTTCGAGGTCGGCACCGCGCCCACCCGGCGCGCCGGATTCGACCCCGTCGGCAGGGACGGCAGGCGACTGTCGGAGCACTGGACCGACGGCATGCGCACGATGCACGGTCTCCATGTGCAAGGGTTCCCCAACGCGTTCCTCGTTCAGTCGCTCACGGGCGGGACCCGGTTCTCCAACCTCTCGCACAACCTGTCCGAGGCGGCCAAGACCGTCGCCGCCGTCGTCTCACACGCGGTCACCACGGGAGCCGACGTCGTCGAACTCACCCGGCAGGCGGAGGACGCCTGGATGAGCAATGTGGGTGTCGACCCGGAGTGGCGCACGTTCCTGGGCACGGAATGCACCCCCGGCTACTCCAACAACGAGGGAATGGATCTCGGTCCGCATTCCCTTTGGGACGAATACGAGTTCCCCGATGGCCTGGGCTTCTTCCGGCACCTTCAGAAATGGCGAGGCAGCGGGGAGTTCGACGGCCTGGAATTCCACCGTTCGGACAGCTGA
- a CDS encoding non-ribosomal peptide synthetase — protein MIPLSFAQQRLWIIGQLAGPSAAYNMPLVLRLSGPLDRQALTAALADVVSRHESLRTVFPVIDGEPVQHIVPADKVSLPLTWTDTDDEKVTDLAVQAAGHIFDLATEIPLRAHAFTTRPDEHVLVLLVHHIACDGWSVGPLGTDLATAYTARTAHTAPAWTELPIQYADYTLWQRDLLGSENDPTSTVARQSAFWRDALAALPVELDLPLDRPRPPTATQHGAQTPVTIDAHIHTRITELARQTGVTPFMTVQAALAVLLSQLTGATDIPLGTPVAGRTEEALHDLIGFFLNTLVLRTDVSGNPTFTQLLTRVRDTDLAAFENQDLPFEHLVEIIAPPRTAARHPLFQVMLSFDTNTEAAFDLPGLTTSEFEIPGHETAKFDLNFEFEERFGPEGQPAGIKGILEYATDLFDHHTVQALAERLSHLLAELTSDPDQPIGLAGHQTRTRGFRSELGEVEAVLAGYPGVAEATIVAREDIPGDKRLVGYVVPAPGLDPEVTVRLPAILREHAAGLLPAHVVPAAVVVLDRLPMTDHGKLDHEALPAPDHAVVAARRAPTTVQEEILCAAFAKVLNLELSTVGIDDNFFLLGGHSLLATRLVARIRALLGVELGIRTLFEAPNIAALAKALAGAGPSRPALVTADRPEPLPLSSAQQRLWFLHELEGPSATYNIPAVIRLSGAIDTGALDAALRDVLGRHEVLRTLFPSVEGRPYQRVVPVEELGEVLTVVPAALVGPSGLTASISEAEGHCFDLSAEVPFRAWLFEAGADEHVLVLLVHHIAGDGWSLAPLARDLSVAYTARLADQEPGWAPLPVQYADYTLWQRELLGEATDPESLLSKQLAYWRGALSGIPEELPLPVDRARPVVATHQGGSVTLEIPALLHARVAELARDEGATVFMVLQAAVAVLLSRLGAGQDIVIGTPTAGRTDTALDDVVGFFVNTLVLRTDVSGGPSFGELLARVREQALDALAHQDVPFERLVEELAPARSMARHPLFQVTLALQNNADPVLQLPGLRTSVLPDEDNPAKFDLSFDLRERFDEHGRAAGMTGEIFYAVDLFDHASIEQLAERFTRVLDTLTTGPDQRVDQVPVLSAAEQEKVLHTWNDTSRSVPPTTLPALFQEQAARTPEAIAVVFDGTTLTYGELNTRANRLAHHLIEHGVGPEDIVGMALPRSIDLVVAMLGVLKAGAAYLPIDTEYPKERVRFMIEDAKPSYVVTLQATAAWLPADAPLLVLDGAATQDELTAHPAWGHDPTDIERTGPLTPAHPAYVIYTSGSTGTPKGVAVSHHSITNFISVHRESVFACAADLSGSRPLRVALTTSISFDAVWDQLSCLLEGHELHVVSTEVLSDIGLLAAWLDAHDVDFLELTPTHMAAAVSEGLFDDGRRTPALLVVGGEAVPDSLWEWLGSLGEGTRSFSFYGPTECTVYQVFAEPRSTPRPILGGPTFNMRVFVLDDGLEPVAPGVTGELYVAGAGLARGYLNRPALTAERFVACPFGAPGERMYRTGDLARWRADGTLEFVGRADDQVKIRGFRIEIGEVEAVLARYPGIARAVAVVREDMPGDKRLVGYVVPAPGQSPEQIAQLPGLLRRHAAGPLPDYMVPAAVVVLDRLPLTANGKLDRKALPVPDYAVSSTHRAPTTVREEMLCAAFAEVLGLPCVGVDDHFFELGGHSLLATRLVARIRALLGMEITIRALFEAPTVAALAGALVEAGPSRPALVAGVRPKSLPLSFAQQRLWIIGQLAGPSAAYNMPLVLRLSGPLDRQALTAALADVVSRHESLRTVFPVIDGEPVQHIVPADKVSLPLIWTDTDDEKVTDLAVQAAGHIFDLATEIPLRAHAFTTRPDEHVLVLLVHHIACDGWSVGPLGTDLATAYTARTAHTAPAWTELPIQYADYTLWQRDLLGSENDPTSTVARQSAFWRDALAALPVELDLPLDRPRPPTATQHGAQTPVTIDAQIHTRITELARQTGVTPFMTVQAALAVLLSQLTGATDIPLGTPVAGRTEEALHDLIGFFLNTLVLRTDVSGNPTFTQLLTRVRDTDLAAFENQDLPFEHLVEIIAPPRTAARHPLFQVMLSFDTNTEAAFDLPGLTTSEFEIPGHETAKFDLNFLLRGSYEPDGRPTGITGIIAYATDLFDHHTVQALAERLSHLLAELTSDPDQPIGKVEVLDTAQRNVNPDRLETRPGLGPGRRRVVARPGPPLEQPLGGAAD, from the coding sequence ATGATTCCGTTGTCGTTTGCGCAGCAGCGGTTGTGGATCATCGGTCAGCTGGCGGGGCCGAGCGCGGCGTACAACATGCCGTTGGTACTGCGTCTGTCCGGACCGCTGGACCGGCAGGCGCTGACCGCGGCACTGGCCGACGTGGTGAGCCGGCACGAGAGCCTGCGAACCGTCTTCCCCGTCATCGACGGCGAACCCGTCCAGCACATCGTGCCCGCCGACAAGGTCTCCCTCCCCCTGACCTGGACGGACACCGACGACGAAAAGGTCACCGACCTCGCCGTCCAGGCCGCCGGACACATCTTCGACCTCGCCACCGAAATCCCGCTGCGCGCCCACGCCTTCACCACCCGGCCCGACGAACACGTCCTGGTACTCCTGGTCCACCACATCGCCTGCGACGGCTGGTCAGTCGGCCCCCTCGGCACAGACCTCGCCACCGCCTACACGGCACGCACCGCCCACACCGCCCCGGCCTGGACCGAACTCCCCATCCAGTACGCCGACTACACCCTGTGGCAGCGCGACCTGCTCGGCTCCGAAAACGACCCCACCAGCACCGTCGCCCGCCAGTCCGCCTTCTGGCGCGACGCACTGGCCGCACTCCCCGTCGAACTGGACCTGCCCCTCGACCGGCCACGCCCCCCAACCGCCACCCAGCACGGCGCCCAGACACCCGTCACCATCGACGCACACATCCACACCCGCATCACCGAACTGGCCCGACAGACCGGCGTGACACCCTTCATGACCGTCCAGGCCGCCCTGGCCGTCCTGCTGTCCCAACTCACAGGCGCCACCGACATCCCCCTCGGCACACCGGTCGCCGGACGCACCGAAGAAGCCCTCCACGACCTGATCGGCTTCTTCCTCAACACCCTCGTCCTGCGCACCGACGTCTCCGGCAACCCCACCTTCACCCAACTCCTCACCCGAGTACGGGACACAGACCTCGCCGCCTTCGAAAACCAGGACCTCCCCTTCGAACACCTCGTCGAGATCATCGCCCCACCACGAACCGCAGCACGCCACCCCCTCTTCCAGGTCATGCTGTCCTTCGACACCAACACCGAAGCCGCCTTCGACCTCCCCGGACTCACCACCAGCGAATTCGAGATCCCCGGACACGAAACAGCCAAATTCGACCTCAACTTCGAGTTCGAGGAGCGGTTCGGTCCTGAGGGACAGCCGGCCGGCATCAAGGGGATTCTCGAATACGCCACCGACCTGTTCGACCACCACACGGTCCAGGCACTGGCCGAGCGGCTCAGCCACCTGCTCGCAGAACTGACCTCCGACCCCGACCAGCCCATCGGTCTGGCGGGCCACCAGACGCGGACCCGCGGGTTCCGCAGCGAACTCGGCGAGGTCGAGGCGGTACTCGCGGGGTATCCCGGCGTCGCCGAGGCCACGATCGTCGCCCGCGAGGACATCCCGGGCGACAAGCGCCTGGTCGGCTACGTGGTGCCCGCCCCCGGCCTCGACCCGGAAGTCACCGTACGGCTGCCCGCGATCCTGCGCGAGCACGCTGCCGGGCTGCTGCCCGCGCACGTGGTGCCGGCCGCGGTCGTGGTCCTGGACCGGCTGCCGATGACGGATCACGGGAAACTGGACCACGAGGCCCTGCCCGCACCGGACCATGCCGTCGTGGCCGCCCGCCGTGCTCCGACGACCGTGCAGGAAGAGATCCTGTGCGCCGCGTTCGCCAAGGTGCTGAACCTGGAGCTGTCCACCGTCGGCATCGACGACAACTTCTTCCTGCTCGGCGGCCACTCCCTGCTCGCGACCCGGCTGGTCGCCCGCATCCGCGCCCTGCTCGGAGTCGAACTCGGCATCCGTACCCTGTTCGAAGCCCCCAACATCGCCGCCCTGGCCAAGGCGCTGGCCGGGGCGGGCCCCTCGCGTCCGGCGCTGGTGACCGCGGATCGTCCGGAGCCGCTGCCGTTGTCGTCCGCGCAGCAGCGGTTGTGGTTCCTGCACGAGTTGGAGGGACCGAGCGCCACCTACAACATCCCGGCGGTCATCAGGCTTTCCGGTGCGATCGACACCGGTGCGCTGGACGCGGCGTTGCGGGATGTCCTCGGGCGCCACGAGGTGCTGCGCACGCTCTTCCCGTCGGTCGAGGGACGGCCGTACCAGCGGGTGGTGCCGGTCGAGGAACTCGGCGAGGTGCTCACCGTGGTACCGGCCGCCCTGGTCGGGCCGTCCGGCCTGACCGCGTCGATCAGCGAGGCGGAGGGCCACTGCTTCGACCTCTCGGCCGAAGTGCCGTTCCGGGCCTGGCTGTTCGAAGCCGGTGCGGACGAACACGTGCTGGTGCTGCTCGTGCACCACATCGCCGGTGACGGCTGGTCGCTGGCGCCGCTGGCCCGGGACCTCTCGGTGGCGTACACAGCGCGCCTGGCCGACCAGGAACCCGGATGGGCGCCGCTGCCGGTCCAGTACGCGGACTACACGCTCTGGCAGCGTGAACTGCTCGGCGAGGCGACCGACCCCGAGAGCCTGCTGAGCAAGCAACTGGCCTACTGGCGCGGCGCGCTGTCCGGCATACCGGAGGAACTGCCGCTGCCCGTCGACCGTGCCCGCCCCGTGGTGGCCACGCATCAGGGCGGGAGCGTGACGCTGGAGATCCCCGCGCTGCTGCACGCCCGGGTCGCCGAACTGGCCCGGGACGAAGGCGCGACGGTCTTCATGGTGCTCCAGGCCGCGGTGGCCGTGCTGCTCTCCCGGCTCGGCGCCGGCCAGGACATCGTGATCGGAACCCCGACGGCGGGGCGCACCGACACCGCGCTCGACGACGTCGTCGGGTTCTTCGTCAACACGCTCGTCCTGCGCACGGACGTGTCCGGCGGTCCGTCCTTCGGCGAACTGCTCGCCCGGGTGCGGGAGCAGGCGCTCGACGCGTTGGCGCACCAGGACGTGCCGTTCGAGCGCCTGGTCGAGGAGCTGGCCCCGGCCCGCTCCATGGCCCGCCATCCGCTGTTCCAGGTCACGCTCGCGCTCCAGAACAACGCCGATCCCGTGCTCCAACTGCCCGGCCTGCGCACGAGCGTCCTGCCCGACGAGGACAACCCGGCGAAGTTCGACCTCTCCTTCGACCTGCGCGAACGCTTCGACGAGCACGGCCGGGCCGCCGGAATGACCGGCGAGATCTTCTACGCCGTAGACCTGTTCGACCATGCAAGCATCGAGCAGCTCGCCGAACGCTTCACCCGTGTCCTCGACACCCTGACCACCGGCCCGGACCAGCGGGTCGACCAGGTCCCGGTGCTCTCGGCCGCGGAGCAGGAGAAGGTGCTGCACACCTGGAACGACACCTCCCGCTCCGTCCCGCCCACGACCCTGCCGGCGCTCTTCCAGGAACAGGCCGCCCGCACCCCCGAGGCCATCGCGGTCGTCTTCGACGGCACCACCTTGACCTACGGCGAGCTCAACACCCGCGCCAACCGGCTCGCGCACCACCTGATCGAGCACGGGGTCGGCCCCGAGGACATCGTGGGCATGGCACTGCCACGGTCGATCGACCTCGTCGTGGCGATGCTCGGCGTACTCAAGGCGGGCGCGGCGTATCTCCCGATCGACACCGAATACCCGAAGGAACGGGTCCGGTTCATGATCGAGGACGCGAAGCCGTCGTACGTGGTGACGCTCCAGGCCACCGCGGCATGGCTGCCGGCCGACGCGCCCCTTCTGGTCCTGGACGGCGCCGCCACCCAGGACGAGCTGACCGCGCACCCGGCCTGGGGTCACGACCCGACCGACATCGAGCGCACCGGCCCGCTGACCCCCGCCCATCCTGCCTACGTCATCTACACCTCCGGCTCCACCGGAACTCCCAAGGGCGTGGCGGTATCGCACCACAGCATCACCAACTTCATCAGCGTTCACCGTGAGTCGGTCTTCGCCTGCGCCGCCGATCTGTCGGGCAGTCGCCCGCTGCGGGTCGCGCTGACCACCTCCATATCCTTCGACGCGGTGTGGGACCAGCTGTCGTGCCTGCTGGAGGGGCACGAGCTGCACGTCGTGAGCACGGAGGTGCTCTCCGACATCGGTCTCCTCGCGGCCTGGCTGGACGCACACGACGTCGACTTCCTGGAGCTGACCCCCACGCACATGGCCGCCGCTGTGTCGGAAGGCCTGTTCGACGACGGCCGCCGTACTCCGGCACTGCTCGTGGTGGGTGGCGAGGCCGTGCCCGACTCGCTCTGGGAGTGGCTCGGATCGCTGGGTGAGGGCACCCGCAGCTTCAGCTTCTACGGGCCCACGGAGTGCACGGTCTACCAGGTCTTCGCCGAGCCGCGGTCCACGCCGCGGCCGATACTCGGCGGACCCACCTTCAACATGCGGGTGTTCGTGCTCGACGACGGCCTGGAACCGGTGGCCCCCGGTGTGACGGGCGAGTTGTACGTGGCGGGTGCCGGTCTGGCGCGTGGCTACCTGAACCGTCCCGCACTGACCGCGGAGCGGTTCGTGGCGTGCCCGTTCGGTGCGCCCGGCGAGCGGATGTACCGGACCGGGGACCTGGCGCGGTGGCGGGCGGACGGGACCCTCGAGTTCGTCGGCCGGGCCGACGACCAGGTGAAGATCCGGGGGTTCCGGATCGAGATCGGGGAGGTCGAGGCGGTGCTGGCCCGGTATCCCGGTATCGCCCGGGCCGTGGCGGTGGTCCGCGAGGACATGCCCGGTGACAAGCGTCTGGTCGGTTATGTGGTACCCGCCCCGGGTCAATCCCCGGAACAGATCGCACAGTTGCCCGGCCTGTTGCGCCGGCATGCCGCGGGGCCGCTTCCGGATTACATGGTGCCGGCCGCGGTCGTGGTCCTGGACCGGCTGCCGTTGACCGCCAACGGCAAGCTGGACCGCAAGGCCCTGCCCGTCCCGGACTACGCGGTCTCCTCGACTCACCGCGCTCCGACGACCGTGCGGGAGGAGATGCTGTGTGCGGCGTTCGCCGAGGTGCTGGGTCTGCCCTGTGTCGGCGTCGACGACCACTTCTTCGAACTCGGCGGGCACTCCCTGCTCGCGACCCGGCTGGTCGCCCGCATCCGCGCCCTGCTCGGGATGGAGATCACCATCCGCGCGTTGTTCGAGGCCCCCACTGTCGCCGCCCTGGCCGGTGCGCTGGTCGAGGCGGGACCCTCCCGTCCGGCGCTGGTGGCCGGGGTTCGTCCGAAGTCGCTGCCGTTGTCGTTTGCGCAGCAGCGGTTGTGGATCATCGGTCAGCTGGCGGGGCCGAGCGCGGCGTACAACATGCCGTTGGTACTGCGTCTGTCCGGACCGCTGGACCGGCAGGCGCTGACCGCGGCACTGGCCGACGTGGTGAGCCGGCACGAGAGCCTGCGAACCGTCTTCCCCGTCATCGACGGCGAACCCGTCCAGCACATCGTGCCCGCCGACAAGGTCTCCCTCCCCCTGATCTGGACGGACACCGACGACGAAAAGGTCACCGACCTCGCCGTCCAGGCCGCCGGACACATCTTCGACCTCGCCACCGAGATCCCGCTGCGCGCCCACGCCTTCACCACCCGGCCCGACGAACACGTCCTGGTACTCCTGGTCCACCACATCGCCTGCGACGGCTGGTCAGTCGGCCCCCTCGGCACAGACCTCGCCACCGCCTACACGGCACGCACCGCCCACACCGCCCCGGCCTGGACCGAACTCCCCATCCAGTACGCCGACTACACCCTGTGGCAGCGCGACCTGCTCGGCTCCGAAAACGACCCCACCAGCACCGTCGCCCGCCAGTCCGCCTTCTGGCGCGACGCACTGGCCGCACTCCCCGTCGAACTGGACCTGCCCCTCGACCGGCCACGCCCCCCAACCGCCACCCAGCACGGCGCCCAGACACCCGTCACCATCGACGCACAAATCCACACCCGCATCACCGAACTGGCCCGACAGACCGGCGTGACACCCTTCATGACCGTCCAGGCCGCCCTGGCCGTCCTGCTGTCCCAACTCACAGGCGCCACCGACATCCCCCTCGGCACACCGGTCGCCGGACGCACCGAAGAAGCCCTCCACGACCTGATCGGCTTCTTCCTCAACACCCTCGTCCTGCGCACCGACGTCTCCGGCAACCCCACCTTCACCCAACTCCTCACCCGAGTACGGGACACAGACCTCGCCGCCTTCGAAAACCAGGACCTCCCCTTCGAACACCTCGTCGAGATCATCGCCCCACCACGAACCGCAGCACGCCACCCCCTCTTCCAGGTCATGCTGTCCTTCGACAC